The following are encoded in a window of Betaproteobacteria bacterium genomic DNA:
- a CDS encoding EAL domain-containing protein has product MQVERLRDWAELASDWYWEQDENLRFTFFSDRADGQPAVPFNVSMGKTRFEIGLLFESAAHATQHKADLEARREFRNVALSKVHLDGRQQTISVSGRPIFGDNGCFLGYRGVARDISYENRIIEKLVDQERLLSEIIDASANPIVVKDQHYRFMLMNDAACKFLKRPREALVGKTDLDIFPEEAARRFRETDDEVLRHGGPVEYEGYYPVPEGPHPWMFVRKSAFMRHNGDKGIFVAMTDLTARRQTETALLLSERRFRDIAEAAGEYVWETDPRGRFTYVSPRVENVLGYRPEEMVGKSYFRFLPNGEIQHVRHWMAENESPDGAFRDLEHRFIYKSGEVRCLRANGVTVRDDHGVLTGRRGTTSDITERKKAETRIAFLANRDPLTELANRSFFQDRLSQAISTAVRHRESLAVMFLDLDRFKIINDSLGHHVGDLLLKEVAKRLLECVRKIDTVARLGGDEFIVLAEGLARDADAQNIAIKILGAVAHPIPVLDYELHTTCSIGAALFPRDGETVEALMKHADLAMYAAKERGRGSFRFFDPEMNRRASKRQHLESALRMALAREEFVLHYQPQVDIRSSGVVGIEALVRWNHPEEGLVPPGEFIGVAEETGLIRPLGEWVLRTACEQNKRWQEAGFAPVKMAVNVSAGQFMDPRLFGESLLSILADTGLDPRFLELEMTESLLLQNGEDNLAALNEFAGWGLRIAVDDFGTGYSSLAYLKQLPVDSLKIDLSFVKDIRSSKDDVAIVQAIIAMAHSLSLRVLAEGVETQVQLDTLGRMGCDEYQGYLLSKPVPAERFAELFLCDALKSAPHSVV; this is encoded by the coding sequence TTGCAAGTCGAGCGTTTGCGCGACTGGGCGGAACTGGCAAGCGACTGGTATTGGGAGCAGGATGAGAATCTGCGCTTCACCTTCTTCTCCGACAGGGCGGACGGACAGCCTGCCGTGCCTTTCAACGTTTCCATGGGCAAGACCCGCTTCGAGATAGGCTTGCTCTTCGAGTCCGCCGCGCACGCCACTCAACACAAAGCGGATCTTGAAGCCCGGCGCGAGTTTCGCAATGTCGCGCTGAGTAAGGTGCATTTGGACGGGCGCCAACAAACTATTTCCGTAAGCGGGCGTCCTATCTTCGGCGATAACGGCTGCTTCCTCGGTTACCGCGGCGTCGCGCGGGACATCAGCTATGAGAATCGAATAATCGAGAAGCTGGTCGACCAGGAGCGGTTGCTCAGTGAAATAATCGATGCCAGTGCCAATCCCATCGTCGTCAAGGACCAGCATTACCGGTTCATGCTCATGAACGACGCGGCATGCAAGTTTCTCAAACGCCCTCGCGAAGCCCTCGTGGGCAAGACGGATTTAGATATCTTTCCCGAGGAAGCCGCCCGGCGGTTTCGCGAGACGGACGACGAAGTGCTGCGGCATGGCGGCCCTGTCGAATACGAAGGTTATTATCCTGTGCCGGAGGGGCCCCACCCATGGATGTTTGTACGCAAATCCGCCTTCATGCGCCACAACGGCGACAAGGGGATTTTCGTCGCGATGACAGACCTCACGGCCCGCCGCCAAACCGAAACGGCCCTGCTGTTGAGCGAGCGGCGCTTTCGCGACATCGCCGAGGCCGCAGGCGAATATGTATGGGAAACCGATCCGCGCGGGCGCTTCACATACGTATCGCCCAGGGTGGAGAATGTGCTCGGGTACCGCCCCGAGGAAATGGTGGGCAAGTCCTACTTTCGTTTTCTTCCCAACGGGGAAATCCAGCATGTCCGGCACTGGATGGCCGAGAACGAATCGCCCGATGGCGCCTTCCGGGATCTCGAACACCGCTTCATCTACAAATCGGGAGAAGTACGCTGCCTCAGGGCCAACGGGGTCACTGTCCGCGACGATCATGGCGTCCTCACCGGGCGCCGGGGTACGACCAGCGATATCACCGAGCGCAAGAAAGCCGAGACTCGTATCGCCTTTCTAGCTAACCGCGATCCCCTGACAGAGCTCGCAAACCGGTCGTTCTTCCAAGACCGGCTCTCGCAAGCAATCTCTACCGCCGTGCGCCACCGGGAATCCCTGGCGGTCATGTTTCTGGACCTCGACCGCTTCAAGATCATCAACGACTCCTTGGGGCATCATGTGGGCGATCTGCTGCTGAAGGAGGTGGCAAAACGGCTCTTGGAGTGCGTGCGCAAAATCGATACGGTGGCGCGCCTGGGGGGCGACGAATTCATTGTCCTGGCAGAGGGTTTAGCACGCGATGCCGATGCGCAGAATATCGCCATCAAGATCCTTGGCGCGGTGGCGCATCCGATCCCAGTCTTGGATTACGAACTACATACCACATGCAGCATCGGGGCCGCGCTATTTCCTCGAGATGGAGAAACCGTCGAAGCGCTAATGAAACACGCCGATCTCGCCATGTACGCGGCCAAGGAACGCGGCCGCGGCAGTTTCCGGTTCTTCGACCCGGAGATGAACCGGCGGGCTAGCAAGCGCCAGCATCTAGAGTCGGCGTTGCGCATGGCGCTTGCGCGCGAGGAGTTCGTGCTCCATTACCAGCCCCAAGTCGATATTCGCAGCAGTGGAGTCGTGGGAATCGAAGCCCTTGTTCGTTGGAACCATCCGGAAGAGGGATTGGTCCCTCCCGGAGAATTCATCGGTGTGGCCGAGGAAACCGGTCTGATTCGCCCGCTCGGGGAGTGGGTGTTGCGCACGGCATGCGAACAGAACAAGCGTTGGCAGGAGGCGGGATTCGCGCCGGTGAAAATGGCGGTCAATGTCTCGGCTGGCCAGTTTATGGACCCCAGATTGTTCGGCGAATCGCTCCTTTCCATTCTGGCGGATACCGGCCTCGACCCGCGTTTTCTCGAATTGGAAATGACAGAGAGTTTATTGCTGCAAAACGGCGAGGATAATCTTGCGGCCCTGAATGAGTTCGCCGGATGGGGACTGCGTATCGCGGTGGATGACTTCGGTACCGGCTATTCGTCTCTGGCCTATCTGAAGCAACTTCCCGTGGATTCGCTGAAAATCGACCTAAGCTTCGTAAAAGACATCCGGTCCAGCAAGGATGACGTGGCGATCGTGCAGGCCATCATCGCCATGGCACATAGCTTGAGCTTGCGGGTGCTGGCCGAGGGCGTGGAAACGCAAGTACAACTCGACACGCTAGGAAGGATGGGTTGCGACGAGTACCAGGGTTATTTGCTGAGCAAACCGGTACCCGCCGAGCGCTTCGCCGAGCTTTTTCTGTGCGATGCGCTCAAGAGCGCGCCGCACAGCGTGGTCTAG
- a CDS encoding sulfurtransferase: protein MQRVSIIFVLGFWAGILPAHAGGPIVVDTEFVAKALARNAIVWDVRGEDDYRRGHIPGAVNIGDIQAELRDGNTEDYLPVAQLEKILGNHGIDPAKEIVLYGAKAMPQAYFGHVTLRYLGAAQAYVYHGGIDDWKAAGRETSTQASTLPSIALKAKIDPSVLVSTQDVVRKSIEGNVQIVDARSTKEYNGEDIRALRGGRIPGAINIPYETNWVDADTPRKLQRKQVSNKDGMNLKDEAALKNLYAGLDPNKETIVYCQSGSRASETATILHNLGFKDVKVYDSSWLGWGNEFSAPVESVTYFNVGRVSNMLNQLQGRVDALEAELEQLKQRKQ, encoded by the coding sequence ATGCAACGCGTTTCGATTATTTTTGTCTTGGGTTTTTGGGCCGGCATTCTCCCGGCGCATGCGGGAGGCCCGATCGTCGTGGACACCGAGTTTGTCGCAAAAGCGCTTGCGCGCAACGCCATCGTATGGGACGTTCGCGGCGAGGACGATTACCGGCGCGGGCACATTCCCGGAGCCGTCAATATCGGCGATATTCAAGCGGAGCTACGCGATGGGAACACGGAGGACTATCTGCCCGTTGCCCAGCTTGAAAAGATTCTGGGCAATCATGGAATCGACCCCGCCAAGGAGATCGTTTTGTATGGCGCCAAGGCCATGCCGCAAGCCTACTTCGGCCACGTGACCCTGCGCTACCTGGGCGCGGCGCAAGCCTATGTCTATCACGGCGGAATCGATGACTGGAAGGCGGCGGGACGCGAGACCAGCACGCAGGCGAGCACCCTCCCCTCCATCGCGCTCAAGGCCAAGATAGACCCCAGCGTGCTGGTTTCCACGCAGGATGTCGTGAGGAAATCGATAGAGGGCAACGTGCAAATCGTCGATGCGCGCTCTACCAAGGAGTACAACGGCGAGGACATCCGGGCGCTACGAGGCGGGCGCATACCAGGGGCCATCAACATTCCCTACGAGACCAACTGGGTGGACGCCGATACGCCGCGCAAATTGCAGCGCAAGCAGGTCTCCAACAAAGACGGCATGAACCTCAAGGACGAGGCCGCTCTCAAGAATCTCTACGCCGGGCTCGATCCCAACAAGGAAACCATCGTCTATTGCCAGAGCGGAAGCCGGGCGTCGGAAACGGCTACCATCCTGCACAACCTCGGGTTCAAGGACGTGAAAGTCTACGACTCCTCCTGGCTGGGCTGGGGTAATGAATTCTCGGCGCCCGTGGAGAGCGTGACCTATTTCAACGTCGGCCGCGTGAGCAACATGCTCAACCAATTGCAAGGGCGGGTCGATGCTCTGGAGGCGGAGCTGGAGCAACTGAAGCAGCGCAAACAGTAG